In Palaemon carinicauda isolate YSFRI2023 chromosome 28, ASM3689809v2, whole genome shotgun sequence, a single genomic region encodes these proteins:
- the LOC137621896 gene encoding uncharacterized protein produces the protein MQSTSPYVLNIVEEINRIRLNCRLVLKHIPTSCNPADLASRRVAAKVVLKSNLWLHGSAWLINISAYPDQSRFPTEWEMIACPIRLLPPQTERFFHFPSLDKAVRSYAALLHLTRWWAEHKFPHLVHRFPRRPLTAIIRVSQGASYPQILRQLQGKTALLTPDERAFIGQRNPYIDNNGVLRGRSRLSDEPPEFGYMDPILLESHCALWRLIVEHWHEVLLHCNTSTLLVHLRKEFWVPRMRQQVKKILRLCIHFKRVQGQPYPTPPLAPVHPNRLNAEVPFRVIGLNYTGSFKIHRSHVDMVYVLLFICAATRVVALETTNSLTVVELVQGIRRFAD, from the coding sequence atgcagagcacgtccccatacgTCCTCAATATTGTCGAGGAGATAAACCGcataaggttgaactgtcggttggTTCTCAAGCATatccccacgtcctgcaatcctGCTGACCTAGCGTCGCGGagagtagccgccaaagtcgtcctcaagtccaacttgtGGCTTCATGGATCAGCCTGGCTGATCAACATCTCAGCTTACCCAGACCAAAGCAGGTTCCCGACTGAATGGGAAATGATAGCctgtcccatcagacttttgccGCCGCAAACTGAAAGATTTTTTCATTTCCCATCTCTTGACAAGGcggttaggagctatgcagccttgctgcaCCTGACGAGATGgtgggccgagcacaaattcccccatttagtccacaggttcccacgaagaccacttactgccatcattcgtgtgtcacagggggccagttacccccaaatattacgacaattgcaaggtaaaacCGCCTTGTTGACACCTGATGAACGtgcctttatcggacaacggaatccctatattgacaataacggtgttctaagaggtcgTTCCCGCCTCAGTGATGAACCCCCAGAGTtcggctacatggaccccattctcctagagtcccactgtgctctctggagaCTTATTGTTGAGCactggcatgaagtgctgctgcactgtaacacctccactcttcttgttcacttgcgcaaggaattttgggttccccgaatgcgacaacaagtgaagaagattctcagaCTGTGCATACATttcaaaagagtacaaggccagccgtacccaacaccaccgttagctccagtccaccccaaccgcctcaatgctgaggtccctttcagagtaattGGACTGAACTACACTGGCAGCTTCAAGATACACCGTTCACATGTGGACATGGTCTACGTACTGCTGTTTATCTGCGCTGCCACGCGGGTGGTAGCCCTAGAAACTACTaattccttgacagttgtggaactagtccaagggATACGAAGGTTTGCTGACTGA
- the LOC137621897 gene encoding uncharacterized protein, which produces MCIVFNASAKSGPNSRSLNESLYTGPKLASKIQTMNLRFRGKSFGLTADISKAFLQIEIALEHRDYCRFLFFKDSSMTEVVAYRFKVVLLRATSSPYLLNQTIQHHLDAQTSSLASQLKTSFYVDNYQRCCDLPTDTISERPSIEKIMVETNMPLAKWTTNTPLLGDFTEMGPQDYLDLDWNTADDT; this is translated from the coding sequence atgtgcatagtattcaatgcctcggctaaatcgggaccgaattcaaggtctctgaatgaatccttgtacaccggcccAAAGTTGGCCTCAAAAATTCAGACCATGAACCTCCGGTTTAGAGGAAAGTCctttggtttgacggcagacatctctaaggctttcctgcagATAGAGATCGCTctggaacaccgtgattactgtcggtttcttttctttaaggactccagtatgacggaagttgttgcgtaccgcttcaagGTGGTCCTGTTGagggccacctcgagcccatatttgctcaaccagacaatccaacaccatcTGGATGCTCAAACCAGTAGTCTTGcttcacagcttaaaacaagcttttACGTTGACAACTACCAACGTTGCTGCGACTTGCCCACGGACACAATTAGCGAAAGACCATCCATTGAAAAAATTATGGTGGAAaccaacatgccccttgccaagTGGACCACTAATACCCCCCTCTTGGGAGACTTCACTGAAAtgggcccccaagattacctcgatctggactggaacaccgctgATGACACATAA
- the LOC137621898 gene encoding uncharacterized protein: protein MLVDCAKQIETAFSSIVFHKSTGDQAQKQTLGANSHTVYVSVASEPDPPIFEGCRERWTGWWSLFCQTIHKSLKYSPVDKYKILLRCLKGPARRLAGNRIWTEGLYERTIANLVQEYESPDLDRHLLRKKLFSTSPPADDGADLRRFLMEWNNAEEKYVQVTKSPLSEDLLEHAILSKLDPTLLETIYRRYHSTSVSLHELKDGLYEHARKKELAKLLTEPSKEWFPVKSSNSGVNSNSTTKFAKPFPRMTSGALKPKTPSIPTHNPAKPTQTHAPKPARAPPQAGNSVRYNCLFRDPNGHSSTKCPCFPDSNSRLMRLNQLGCCTKCFSTQHVACDCTAHVSCRNCQRGHKLPLCHNIVTVGNQPDGPREDPPSVQLNHIASSEAEQTNQGNEINPAVLPTFTGDLVNGKLKHTPRVFLDCGAQCTFVHPNVVKSLNLAPVGKVVFNSFNMDEPPRCSDLVQFSLKIGYRNHKVVAIVNPNVGKNVRTPGYTHADHTQEASGLRHAER, encoded by the coding sequence atgctggttgactgtgccaaacaaattgaaacggccttcagtagcattgtgttccataagtccactgGCGACCAAGCCCAGAAGCAAACACTTGGCGCAAACTCACatactgtttatgtgtccgttgcctctgagcctgatccccccatctttgaaggttgtagggaacgttggacgggttggtggagcctgtTCTGTCAAACCATCCACAAGTCTCTCAAATATTCCCCAgtggataagtacaagatccttttacggtgcctaaaaggaccagcccggcgtcttgctggaaacaggatctggacagagggtttaTACGAAAGGACCATTGCTAACCtcgtccaggagtacgaatcccctgatcttgaccgtcatttgctgcgtaagaagctctttagtacgAGTCCCCCGGCGGATGATGGCgctgacctcagacggtttctgatggagtggaacaatgctgaggaaaaatacgtgcaagtgaccaaatCCCCCTTGTctgaagatctgttggagcatgccatcctgagtaagctagaCCCCACTCTTTTGGAGACAATTTATCGCCGTTACCATAGTACATCCGTGTCCTTGCAtgagttaaaggacggactatacgaacatgcacgcaagaaggagctagccaaactgttgacggagccgAGCAAAGAATGGTTTCCTGTTAAAtcttctaactctggagtaaacagCAATTCAACTACAAAATTTGCTAAACCCTTCCCTAGAATGACCAGTGGTGCTCTTAAGCCTAAGACACCATCCATACCAACCCacaacccagcaaaacccactcagacGCATGCACCGAAGCCTGCCAGAGCTCCCCCACAAGCAGGTAACTCTGTTCGGTACAATTGTCTGTTCCGTGACCCCAATGGTCACTCATCCACAAAATGCCCGTGtttccccgattcaaatagtcgattgatgcggttgaaccaactaggctgttgcactaaatgtttttcgacgcaacatgttgCCTGTGATTGCACTGCCCATGTTTCATGCAGAAACTGCCAACGTggtcacaaattgcctctctgccaTAACATTGTGACCGTGGGTaaccaacctgatgggccaagagAAGACCCACCCTCTGTTCAACTTAACCATATAGCCTCGAGTGAGGCTGAACAAACTAACCAGGggaacgaaataaaccctgctgttctacccaccttcactggcgatctagttaatggaaaacttaaacacacacctcgagttttcctggattgtggtgcccaatGCACATTTGTGCATCCCAATGTAGTCAAGTCACTTAATCTTGCTCCTGTTGGAAAAGTGGTgttcaactcgttcaacatggacgaaccacctcgATGTTCAGACTTGGTACAGTTCAGTTTGAAAATTGGCTACCGCAAtcataaggtcgttgccattgtcaacccgaacgtggggaagaatgtaaggacgcctggatatacccatgcagatCACACTCAAGAGGCTAGTGGGCTACGTCATGCAGAGAGGTAG